ACGACCATGACGCCGGAGGTTCCCACGTCGAGGCGGTGCACGATGCCCTGCCGCTCGTGGGCACCCGAGGTGGAGATGCGGTAGCCGGCGGCGGCGAGCCCGCCGATGACCGTCGGGCCGGTCCAGCCGACGCTCGCGTGGGCGGCGACACCGACCGGCTTGTCGACGGCGACGATGTCGTCGTCGGCATAGAGGATCTCCATGCCCTCGACGGGCTTGGCCTCGATGGTCAGCGGCCGGGGCGGCTCGGGCAGCACGACCTCGAGCCACGAGCCGGCGGAGAGCCGGTCGGACTTGCCGACGGGCGCGCCGTCGACGACGACGGAGCCCTCCTCGGTGAGCGTGGCGACCACGGTCCGGGACAGACCGAGCAGGCGCGCGAGGCCCGCGTCCACACGCATCCCGTCGAGCCCGTCGGGTACGGGCATCGCCCGGGTTTCCCTCACTGGCGTGATTCCTTTCTCGTTTCGGGTGACGGCGTGCGCCGGCTGTCGCCGTCCTTCGCGGCGCCGCCGCCGGGTTCGATGCCGAAGATCGTCAGGGCGACCAGCAGGACCGCTCCGCACACGATCGCCGAGTCGGCGACGTTGAAGACCGGCCACCAGCCGACCGACACGAAGTCCACGACGTGGCCCTGCAGCGGTCCCGGTGACCGGAACAGCCGGTCGGTGAGGTTGCCGAGCGCACCGCCGAGCACGAGGGCCAGGCCGAGTGCCCACCAGCCCGAGGTCAGGGTCCGGCCGATGCGGATCACCCCGATCACCACGCCGACCGCGACGAGGGTCAGCAGCCAGGTCATGCCGGTGGCCAT
This region of Rhodococcus sp. Z13 genomic DNA includes:
- the lspA gene encoding signal peptidase II, producing the protein MTNEASRPDGDPAAPVPAGPTEPSATPVGRRRLGTLLLVAVVVYVADLVTKLLAVHYIDPADPISIVGDTVTLTLVRNPGAAFSMATGMTWLLTLVAVGVVIGVIRIGRTLTSGWWALGLALVLGGALGNLTDRLFRSPGPLQGHVVDFVSVGWWPVFNVADSAIVCGAVLLVALTIFGIEPGGGAAKDGDSRRTPSPETRKESRQ